One window from the genome of Pempheris klunzingeri isolate RE-2024b chromosome 7, fPemKlu1.hap1, whole genome shotgun sequence encodes:
- the npffr2a gene encoding neuropeptide FF receptor 2a: protein MNKGLENNLTQLYDNWTFYNSSVEPVVPRNNITYVGFYLHQPSTAAIFIVSYLLIFLVCMVGNGVVCFIVLRSKNMRTVTNLFILNLAVSDLLVGIFCMPTTLLDNIITGWPFGSLVCKMSGMVQGISVSASVFTLVAIAVDRFRCIVYPFKQKLTISTASLIIVIIWVLAISIMCPSGVMLQVTKEQTIRVLLGYDNKTSPFYWCRENWPNQEMRKVYTTVLFANIYLAPLSLIVIMYARIGITLFKTAVPTGGKPGHDSRHTVSKKKQRVIKMLLIVALLFILSWLPLWTLMMLSDYASLTEQQYRIINIYIYPFAHWLAFFNSSVNPIIYGFFNENFRRGFQAVFKFSLCTADGQRRKTYSHRLQGNSVLPANNAQTSLEPISLNSLDKNTSRRLNHVTEQDLVMEDLEKVSCSSGGVTAVSI, encoded by the exons atgaacaaaggaCTCGAGAACAACTTGACTCAACTGTATGACAACTGGACATTTTACAACTCCTCTGTGGAGCCTGTCGTACCCAGGAACAACATCACCTATGTTGGATTTTACCTGCACCAGCCATCCACAGCAGCCATCTTCATTGTGTCCTACCTTCTAATATTCCTTGTGTGCATGGTGGGAAATGGagttgtgtgtttcattgtgcTGAGGAGCAAAAACATGCGGACTGTCACCAACTTGTTCATCCTAAACCTTGCTGTGAGTGACCTCCTGGTTGGGATTTTCTGCATGCCCACAACACTTCTTGACAACATAATTACAG GCTGGCCTTTTGGAAGCCTGGTGTGTAAGATGAGCGGGATGGTTCAGGGGATCTCCGTGTCAGCATCCGTCTTCACTCTGGTGGCCATCGCTGTCGACAG ATTCAGATGCATCGTTTACCCATTCAAGCAAAAGCTGACCATATCCACAGCCTCCTTGATTATAGTGATTATCTGGGTTCTGGCCATATCTATCATGTGTCCCTCTGGGGTGATGCTACAAGTGACTAAGGAGCAAACTATCCGGGTGCTGCTGGGCTACGACAACAAGACAAGCCCCTTTTATTGGTGCAGAGAGAACTGGCCAAACCAGGAGATGAGGAAGGTTTACACCACTGTGCTGTTTGCAAATATCTACCTGGCTCCTCTTTCCCTTATTGTCATCATGTATGCTCGGATTGGCATcacacttttcaaaacagcagttcCAACAGGAGGAAAGCCGGGCCACGACAGCCGCCACACTGTGTCAAAGAAGAAACAAAGGGTGATTAAAATGCTTCTGATAGTTGCTTTGCTGTTCATCCTTTCCTGGCTACCTCTGTGGACCCTCATGATGTTGAGCGACTATGCCAGCCTGACTGAGCAGCAGTACAGAATcatcaacatttacatttacccCTTTGCCCACTGGCTAGCCTTCTTCAACAGCAGTGTTAACCCCATCATCTATGGTTTCTTCAATGAGAATTTCCGCAGAGGATTTCAAGCTGTGTTCAAGTTCAGCCTCTGCACGGCAGACGGACAGCGGAGGAAAACCTACTCGCACAGGCTGCAGGGGAACTCTGTACTCCCAGCTAATAATGCACAAACCTCCCTGGAGCCCATTTCTCTCAACAGCCTGGATAAGAACACTTCCAGGCGACTCAACCATGTGACTGAACAGGATTTGGTCATGGAGGACCTGGAGAAAGTGTCTTGCAGCAGTGGGGGTGTGACAGCAGTGTCTATTTGA